A window of Selenomonas ruminantium subsp. lactilytica TAM6421 contains these coding sequences:
- the glpB gene encoding anaerobic glycerol-3-phosphate dehydrogenase subunit GlpB, translating into MKHADTLVIGSGFAGLMAALVSANQRKKVTLLTCGSGSLSLNSGVIDVLGYDEQHNYVECPRQALANLPAEHPYSKIGLETVEKAVNYFLDFTKDYGFPYRGSLDHQLHVPTAVGTMKPTCLAPHCLDGTSLHGEEHIVIVGIKGLKDFYGNILQDNLQQSLKGQTKFPIVEVNTPLLGGRDITTIDVARWLDTQAGRDSLVEQLKPYVQADSTVFLLPQVLGTKGQACAAYLHEKLGAEVLETTCLPPSVNGLRLQAMLKRALRDMGVEIVEDTKVLRAVTDGKKCTGVVARASVREKTYYADKFILATGGLYSGGITVREFEQPREMIFDLPVYIESGEENWSNEQLFSDKPQGFAKTGVRTDNDLRPVDEKNQLVYENVYVIGSNLGGYDFCFEHSGNGVALASAYKAALM; encoded by the coding sequence ATGAAACATGCGGATACCCTGGTAATTGGCAGCGGCTTTGCCGGCCTTATGGCGGCTCTGGTCAGTGCCAATCAGCGAAAAAAAGTAACCCTGCTCACCTGTGGTTCGGGTTCCCTTTCCTTGAATAGCGGTGTCATTGACGTATTGGGCTATGACGAACAACACAACTATGTGGAGTGCCCGCGGCAGGCTTTGGCAAATCTGCCGGCGGAACATCCTTACAGCAAGATCGGTCTGGAAACGGTGGAAAAAGCCGTGAACTACTTCCTGGACTTCACGAAGGATTACGGTTTTCCCTACAGAGGTTCTTTAGACCATCAGCTGCATGTGCCCACGGCGGTGGGCACCATGAAGCCCACCTGCCTGGCTCCCCACTGTCTGGACGGCACGAGCCTCCACGGGGAGGAACATATCGTAATCGTAGGCATCAAGGGGCTCAAGGATTTCTATGGCAATATCCTGCAGGACAATCTGCAGCAGTCCCTTAAGGGACAGACAAAGTTCCCCATCGTGGAAGTGAATACGCCGCTGCTGGGCGGCCGCGATATTACGACTATCGATGTGGCCCGCTGGCTGGATACTCAGGCGGGGCGTGATTCCCTGGTGGAACAGCTGAAGCCCTACGTTCAGGCCGACAGCACGGTGTTCCTGCTGCCACAGGTCCTGGGCACTAAGGGACAGGCTTGTGCGGCTTACCTCCATGAAAAGCTGGGGGCAGAGGTCCTCGAAACCACCTGCCTGCCGCCTTCCGTCAATGGCTTGCGGCTGCAGGCCATGCTGAAACGGGCTTTGCGGGATATGGGCGTGGAAATCGTGGAAGATACCAAGGTCCTGCGGGCGGTTACCGATGGCAAGAAGTGCACCGGCGTGGTGGCCAGGGCCTCTGTGCGGGAAAAGACCTACTATGCGGACAAGTTCATTCTCGCCACCGGCGGCCTCTACAGCGGCGGCATCACGGTGCGGGAGTTTGAACAGCCCCGGGAAATGATCTTCGACCTGCCGGTCTATATCGAGTCCGGCGAGGAAAACTGGAGCAATGAGCAGCTCTTCTCGGACAAGCCCCAGGGCTTTGCCAAGACCGGCGTGCGCACGGATAATGACCTGCGGCCGGTGGATGAGAAAAATCAGCTGGTTTATGAAAATGTATACGTCATAGGCAGCAACCTGGGCGGTTATGATTTCTGCTTTGAACATTCCGGCAACGGTGTGGCATTGGCTTCGGCTTACAAAGCCGCATTGATGTGA